In Paenibacillus sp. BIC5C1, a genomic segment contains:
- a CDS encoding LCP family protein — protein sequence MNSNSNGLPPRRQAPTQSGASGSKNGKGKQPKKKKKMRTFGRLILSLLVIAIVVGGGYLYWVYNQVADTGIDKPVPDGMSAKTKPITMLLLGTDNRPETGTYLSDVVMVASLNPETKTATIVSLPRDTRIQLDGYKANKLNSYYPKFKAQEKTSGKNAEDQMKEMMGKYLNVDINYTTVLNFQAFRDAVNAVGGVDVTVDKNMCYKDTADGTDINLVAGAQHLDGKEALDFVRYRKSNCKPKTDESNDFDRNKRQNQVLNSMLDQLKSLGGVTKIGKVIGAIDDNMTTDVESEQMKNFISTYWNISKSDVHYTPVTGEWRSPYVYINETELANAKQALQDTLSGKVTASQTAE from the coding sequence ATGAACTCGAATTCGAACGGACTGCCTCCACGGAGACAGGCACCGACTCAATCCGGCGCTTCTGGATCGAAGAACGGCAAAGGTAAGCAACCAAAGAAGAAAAAAAAGATGCGAACCTTTGGCAGACTGATTTTAAGTTTATTGGTTATTGCAATTGTGGTTGGCGGTGGATATCTCTATTGGGTATATAATCAGGTAGCTGATACGGGAATTGACAAGCCAGTACCGGATGGAATGTCAGCGAAAACCAAACCCATTACGATGTTGCTGCTAGGTACGGATAATCGTCCCGAAACAGGTACGTATCTCTCGGATGTGGTTATGGTAGCATCTCTGAATCCGGAGACCAAGACGGCAACCATTGTATCTTTACCTCGGGATACCCGTATTCAGTTGGATGGATACAAGGCGAATAAATTGAATTCTTATTATCCTAAATTTAAAGCCCAAGAAAAAACCTCTGGCAAAAATGCAGAGGATCAAATGAAAGAAATGATGGGCAAATATCTGAATGTGGATATCAATTATACAACGGTACTGAATTTTCAAGCGTTCCGTGATGCGGTTAATGCTGTAGGTGGCGTTGATGTGACAGTGGATAAAAACATGTGTTACAAAGATACGGCGGATGGCACGGATATTAACCTGGTGGCTGGTGCACAGCATTTGGATGGCAAAGAAGCGCTTGATTTTGTTCGTTACCGTAAATCGAACTGTAAGCCGAAGACAGACGAATCCAATGACTTTGACCGAAATAAACGTCAGAATCAAGTGTTGAATTCCATGTTGGATCAGTTGAAATCACTGGGAGGCGTAACGAAGATTGGTAAAGTGATTGGAGCTATTGACGACAACATGACAACAGACGTGGAATCGGAGCAGATGAAGAACTTCATTTCAACCTATTGGAATATTTCCAAATCGGATGTGCACTACACACCTGTAACCGGAGAGTGGAGAAGTCCATATGTATATATCAACGAAACTGAATTGGCTAATGCCAAACAGGCGTTGCAGGATACACTTTCAGGCAAAGTGACAGCATCCCAAACTGCGGAGTAA
- a CDS encoding YhcN/YlaJ family sporulation lipoprotein — protein MKYWICTLLLIFILTGCNSSTRNASQQQGQHARGYGGNVTTQQDQRKGSHMLNTQEDRLHPSAVDHLTENTGEVHEKNVMDNTKADRMPNEKRVTHLKTLAKQVEGVKDANCVILGNTAVVGIDVDGELERARVGTIKYSVAEALRKDPEGVDSIVTADADVTERIKEIGEHIRQGHPISGFASELADMVGRIIPQLPKDVKVRQNPDEHVEREQQMQQLHSSDKRQQKAQ, from the coding sequence ATGAAATATTGGATTTGCACGCTGCTTCTGATCTTTATACTTACAGGCTGCAACAGTTCTACACGTAATGCCTCGCAGCAACAAGGTCAGCATGCCAGAGGTTACGGAGGAAATGTTACAACTCAGCAAGACCAACGGAAAGGATCTCACATGCTTAATACACAGGAAGATCGGTTGCACCCTTCAGCTGTAGACCATCTGACCGAAAATACAGGTGAGGTTCATGAGAAAAACGTCATGGACAACACCAAGGCCGATCGTATGCCAAATGAAAAAAGGGTCACCCACCTCAAAACACTTGCCAAGCAAGTGGAAGGTGTCAAAGATGCCAACTGTGTCATTCTTGGCAATACAGCCGTAGTTGGCATTGATGTTGACGGTGAACTGGAACGTGCACGAGTAGGTACAATTAAATACTCTGTAGCCGAAGCCCTCCGCAAAGATCCGGAAGGTGTGGATTCCATTGTTACCGCAGATGCTGATGTCACTGAACGCATTAAGGAAATTGGTGAGCATATTCGTCAAGGTCATCCAATATCCGGTTTCGCTTCAGAACTCGCTGACATGGTGGGCCGGATCATTCCCCAACTACCCAAAGATGTCAAAGTCCGTCAAAACCCGGATGAACACGTTGAACGTGAACAACAAATGCAGCAGCTGCATTCTTCAGACAAAAGACAACAAAAAGCCCAGTGA
- a CDS encoding RsfA family transcriptional regulator, whose translation MTAVRQDAWSTEDDLILAEVTLRHIREGSTQLAAFEEVGEKIGRTSAACGFRWNSCVRKKYESAISNAKAQRQKRSYLRKQPALLGPQVAALSTLDTEENLYKADGISEDSLSIDAVIRFLRQWKGTVQENGRQLKMLEKELREKEDELHELRCENDRLSKEVNEVQTDYRVVNDDYKALIQIMDRARRLAFLTEEEEELKTRFKMDANGNLERIE comes from the coding sequence ATGACTGCAGTGAGACAGGATGCTTGGAGTACAGAGGACGATTTGATTTTGGCTGAGGTTACTTTGCGTCATATTCGGGAAGGAAGTACACAACTGGCTGCATTTGAAGAGGTTGGCGAAAAAATAGGCAGGACTTCTGCTGCTTGCGGTTTTCGCTGGAACAGCTGTGTACGTAAGAAGTATGAGTCTGCTATAAGCAATGCTAAGGCTCAACGACAAAAACGTAGTTATCTTCGCAAACAACCGGCATTGCTTGGACCACAAGTAGCAGCTTTGTCCACCCTAGATACAGAAGAAAATCTGTACAAGGCGGATGGTATTTCGGAAGACTCCCTATCCATCGATGCAGTTATACGATTCTTGCGGCAATGGAAGGGAACTGTACAGGAAAACGGTCGCCAGCTTAAAATGCTTGAGAAAGAGCTTCGTGAAAAAGAGGATGAACTTCATGAACTGCGTTGCGAGAATGATCGTCTGTCTAAGGAAGTGAATGAAGTACAGACTGATTATCGTGTTGTAAACGACGATTATAAAGCGCTGATTCAGATTATGGATCGTGCTCGCAGACTTGCATTTCTGACAGAAGAAGAAGAGGAACTCAAAACGAGATTCAAAATGGATGCCAACGGGAATCTGGAACGAATTGAATAA
- a CDS encoding YlaH-like family protein, with protein MQAWFASNPIVAYIVIFVLITYVYNKVFRVRQKLPLGKEIVLYILMAMGTFMLLVFQIDKLPIIQCLLVAVGLMLLVRVRYFIEGRQKKKAEAAARNS; from the coding sequence ATGCAAGCATGGTTCGCATCAAACCCGATCGTAGCCTACATCGTCATCTTTGTATTGATTACTTACGTTTATAACAAGGTGTTTCGGGTACGTCAGAAATTGCCACTTGGTAAGGAAATCGTTCTCTATATATTGATGGCGATGGGCACATTCATGCTTCTTGTTTTTCAAATCGACAAGTTGCCAATTATTCAATGTTTGCTGGTGGCTGTTGGTTTGATGCTGTTAGTGAGAGTGCGCTATTTTATTGAAGGTCGTCAAAAGAAAAAAGCGGAAGCTGCCGCTCGAAACTCATAA
- a CDS encoding PhoH family protein produces MKKIFVLDTNVLLHDPNAIFAFEEHEVIIPAVVLEEIDSKKRNADEIGRNARNVSRLLDGLRELGHLHSGVPLANGGNLKVELNHRSFVKVQEMFGEVSNDNRILAVALNYQIEENEKEVVERQVVLVSKDVLVRIKADVLGLFTQDYLSDRTAGLSELYPGYTALKVHPSVIDEFYTYRFLPIKPLQLSYSLYPNEFVILKDEMGTNKSALLKVNTEGTKLEPLFLSNDNVWGISARNAQQRMALELLLNDDIPLVTITGKAGTGKTLLALAAGLLKVEDDHKYKKLLIARPVVPMGKDIGYLPGEKEEKLRPWMQPIYDNLEFLFDTKKAGDIDKILMGLGSIQVEALTYIRGRSIPGQFIIIDEAQNLSRHEVKTIVSRVGEGSKIILMGDPEQIDHPYLDSASNGLTYIVERFKQEGISGHIMLEKGERSKLAQLAADLL; encoded by the coding sequence ATGAAAAAGATTTTTGTATTGGATACGAACGTGCTTCTGCATGACCCCAATGCCATATTTGCCTTTGAGGAACATGAGGTAATCATTCCCGCGGTTGTACTGGAGGAGATCGACTCCAAAAAAAGAAATGCTGATGAAATTGGGCGTAATGCCCGTAATGTATCGAGACTTCTTGATGGGTTGCGTGAATTGGGACATCTGCACAGTGGCGTCCCTTTAGCTAATGGAGGCAATCTGAAAGTGGAGCTGAATCATCGTAGTTTTGTGAAAGTACAAGAAATGTTTGGAGAAGTGTCCAACGATAATCGGATTTTGGCTGTCGCGCTTAATTATCAGATTGAGGAAAATGAGAAAGAGGTCGTTGAGCGACAGGTGGTTCTGGTCAGCAAGGATGTGCTCGTTCGTATTAAAGCGGATGTACTCGGTCTTTTCACACAGGATTACTTATCAGATCGAACGGCAGGCCTTAGTGAATTATATCCAGGCTACACTGCGCTGAAGGTTCATCCGTCGGTCATTGATGAGTTTTACACATATCGCTTTCTACCGATCAAACCGTTACAGTTGTCTTATTCGCTTTACCCGAATGAATTTGTAATTCTCAAGGATGAGATGGGAACCAATAAATCGGCCTTGCTCAAAGTAAATACAGAAGGAACGAAGTTGGAACCACTTTTCCTGAGTAATGATAATGTATGGGGCATCAGTGCACGTAACGCTCAACAGCGTATGGCCCTTGAACTGCTCCTGAATGATGATATTCCACTTGTCACGATAACAGGAAAGGCGGGTACGGGGAAAACCTTGTTGGCGCTTGCCGCGGGTTTGCTCAAAGTGGAGGATGACCATAAGTATAAAAAGTTATTGATCGCTCGTCCGGTTGTGCCAATGGGGAAAGATATCGGTTATCTCCCTGGTGAGAAAGAAGAAAAACTAAGACCATGGATGCAGCCGATTTATGATAACTTGGAATTTTTGTTTGATACCAAAAAAGCAGGCGACATTGATAAAATTTTGATGGGTCTTGGCAGTATTCAGGTCGAGGCACTCACTTATATTCGTGGACGGTCTATACCAGGGCAGTTTATCATTATCGATGAAGCGCAGAACCTGTCTCGACATGAAGTGAAGACCATAGTATCAAGGGTGGGCGAAGGCAGTAAGATTATTTTGATGGGTGACCCTGAGCAAATAGACCATCCTTATCTGGATTCTGCAAGTAATGGTTTGACGTATATTGTGGAGCGATTCAAGCAAGAGGGAATCAGTGGACACATTATGCTGGAAAAAGGAGAACGTTCCAAGCTCGCTCAGCTTGCAGCGGATTTATTGTAA
- a CDS encoding ABC transporter substrate-binding protein, producing the protein MKRGHQVVLFAVLLLSLTILSPSFDFRGSQLNQERDLEKDAFPNTSSRSEDQHAPLEIVVSMSETDFKSFKKMANEVATSQHVEISLRNLEPVTYKRVLDNQFSVGESGDIILLDSAEVQYHAKKGHLYPLNGTTLSKSLGETVVGLREMTEWNGYQWGMPFDFDAYVLAARSPFLDEAGLAGLPENKEQWIKLVQQATQDGTDLISINLNDLHAVSAWLNQFEPGMAPDQIKKAQTSSQTEAYQQIIQLLDQIQSYITAESINPMFSSSDEQAGTPMVVTLLSRLLSGDQSVAGEQSPSEKIALSALEPLKSRSLVIAAGSLEAEEASRWIEGMTSSAVQLEWYQQANYLPAKQQELDLESQKLITQYDTTDVKSWFPAESSQAVMTESSILTSAFQKKIQQLLAGEITANQYVKSIIALQSSSK; encoded by the coding sequence ATGAAGCGTGGACACCAGGTTGTTTTGTTCGCAGTGCTACTGCTTTCGTTAACGATTCTGTCTCCCAGCTTTGATTTTAGAGGTTCACAACTTAATCAGGAACGAGATCTGGAAAAAGATGCATTTCCCAATACGTCATCTCGTAGCGAAGACCAACATGCCCCACTAGAGATTGTAGTCTCGATGTCTGAGACCGACTTTAAATCGTTTAAAAAGATGGCTAATGAAGTCGCTACTTCTCAACATGTGGAAATCAGTCTTCGGAATTTGGAGCCAGTTACATATAAGCGAGTGCTTGATAATCAATTTTCGGTAGGAGAGAGCGGGGATATTATTCTTCTGGATAGCGCGGAAGTTCAATATCATGCCAAAAAAGGACATCTGTATCCGTTAAACGGTACAACACTGTCCAAGTCTTTAGGAGAAACTGTGGTTGGCTTGCGGGAAATGACAGAGTGGAATGGTTACCAATGGGGGATGCCGTTTGATTTTGACGCTTATGTACTCGCAGCTCGCTCTCCATTTCTGGACGAAGCCGGTTTGGCAGGTTTACCCGAAAATAAGGAACAATGGATCAAACTTGTACAACAAGCAACGCAAGATGGAACGGATTTGATAAGCATAAACTTAAATGACCTTCACGCGGTAAGTGCGTGGTTAAATCAGTTTGAGCCAGGCATGGCCCCTGACCAAATAAAGAAAGCGCAAACTTCTTCCCAAACAGAGGCGTACCAACAAATCATACAGCTATTGGATCAAATTCAGTCGTATATTACAGCCGAATCCATAAATCCGATGTTCTCTTCTTCTGATGAGCAGGCAGGAACTCCTATGGTAGTAACGTTGCTTTCTCGTTTGTTGAGTGGAGATCAAAGCGTGGCAGGCGAACAGAGTCCATCGGAGAAGATAGCTCTTAGTGCGTTAGAACCGCTAAAATCAAGAAGTCTTGTTATTGCAGCTGGCTCACTTGAAGCGGAAGAAGCCAGTCGCTGGATTGAAGGAATGACTTCCTCTGCCGTGCAGTTGGAGTGGTACCAACAGGCTAACTATTTACCAGCGAAGCAACAGGAACTAGATCTTGAGTCACAGAAACTAATAACGCAGTATGATACGACTGATGTAAAATCCTGGTTTCCAGCTGAATCTTCACAGGCTGTAATGACGGAAAGTTCTATACTAACTTCTGCCTTTCAAAAGAAGATCCAACAACTTCTCGCGGGAGAGATCACGGCTAATCAATATGTCAAAAGTATTATTGCCTTGCAAAGCTCGTCAAAATGA
- a CDS encoding DUF2626 domain-containing protein, which produces MARMFRVLGFFTLAIGLMAFAGDLVEMALLFFLQTAFFVILGYLKFTERTYILLFWGYMIVTFTGFSYWTVFQMDLPL; this is translated from the coding sequence GTGGCACGCATGTTTCGGGTACTCGGGTTCTTCACGCTAGCGATTGGCCTGATGGCTTTTGCGGGAGACTTAGTCGAAATGGCTTTGCTTTTTTTCCTGCAGACTGCGTTTTTTGTCATTTTGGGATACTTGAAATTTACCGAACGTACGTACATATTGCTCTTCTGGGGTTATATGATCGTGACTTTCACAGGGTTCAGCTACTGGACCGTATTCCAAATGGATTTGCCGCTCTAA
- a CDS encoding pyridoxamine 5'-phosphate oxidase family protein has translation MSEAVTQLTESLLQQFKNETFVLLSTVDIESGGPTSTAISWIYAENASTLRVAIDHRSRLVNNMIENPAITVTIFGEEMVYAVNGRASVRQNPLQDVPFNMCCFDISIEAVRNALFYGAQLSSVPQFVKIYDQRAAEKLDEQVFTAMKKA, from the coding sequence ATGTCCGAAGCCGTCACACAATTGACTGAATCTCTTTTACAGCAATTCAAGAACGAAACCTTTGTGCTCTTGAGCACCGTGGACATTGAATCTGGAGGTCCGACATCAACAGCAATCTCCTGGATTTATGCGGAGAATGCTTCTACCCTTCGTGTGGCGATTGATCATCGTTCACGTCTCGTGAACAATATGATCGAAAATCCGGCTATTACCGTCACCATTTTTGGGGAAGAGATGGTGTATGCGGTAAACGGACGTGCTTCCGTACGACAAAATCCGTTACAGGATGTTCCGTTTAATATGTGCTGTTTCGACATTTCCATTGAAGCGGTAAGGAATGCCCTTTTTTACGGAGCCCAGCTATCTTCTGTGCCTCAATTTGTCAAAATATATGATCAGCGTGCTGCTGAGAAATTAGATGAGCAGGTTTTTACTGCAATGAAAAAAGCCTAG
- a CDS encoding coiled-coil domain-containing protein, with protein MKRRYGIPGFIVCIIFLIQLPWTYAYGEPSSEETRDILQQSLSIVEIDHEIERIAARQNQLDEQRQTLSIQLQEQEDQIHTQQDRAGAVVRSYYTGERDSLLMTVLGARSIKDLFILYDYYQIIIGRDHAVLDKYQDQYRTMQQTSVQINQTSAELSELKNNLQNQRERVLALQKEVDGKVAASGDAAAMQKLMDELTIYWENIGIYEVKRYFKALASAMQNLPQFIQEQNGGISTTGTSYTIRIGQDELNTFLRSQNPIFEDFAFQFDKDRITASGQRDQLQLSIEGHYTVEDEPQNSIRFHVDKLVFNQLELPDTTRRMLEREFDLGFYPQKILSFVKATEVSTSKGILEVKLAISF; from the coding sequence GTGAAACGTCGATACGGCATTCCTGGCTTCATCGTATGTATTATATTTTTGATCCAGCTACCTTGGACTTATGCCTATGGAGAGCCTTCATCTGAGGAAACACGTGATATATTGCAACAAAGCCTATCCATCGTCGAAATCGATCATGAGATCGAACGGATCGCAGCAAGACAGAACCAGCTGGACGAACAGCGTCAGACATTATCCATTCAGCTTCAGGAACAGGAAGACCAGATACATACTCAGCAAGACCGAGCGGGTGCAGTTGTAAGATCCTACTATACCGGGGAGCGTGATAGTCTCTTGATGACAGTGCTCGGGGCAAGATCCATTAAGGACCTGTTCATCCTATACGATTACTATCAGATTATTATTGGCAGGGATCATGCTGTTCTGGACAAGTATCAGGATCAATATCGCACCATGCAGCAAACGTCTGTCCAGATTAATCAGACCTCCGCAGAGCTGTCTGAACTCAAAAATAATCTTCAAAATCAACGGGAACGGGTACTTGCATTGCAGAAAGAAGTGGACGGAAAAGTAGCTGCCAGCGGGGATGCTGCAGCCATGCAGAAATTGATGGATGAGTTGACCATCTATTGGGAGAACATCGGCATATACGAGGTCAAGCGATATTTTAAAGCATTGGCATCAGCCATGCAGAACCTGCCACAGTTTATTCAGGAACAAAACGGAGGAATCTCCACTACCGGAACATCGTACACCATTCGAATTGGACAAGATGAGCTGAATACGTTTCTTCGATCACAGAATCCGATATTTGAAGACTTTGCCTTTCAGTTCGACAAAGATCGAATCACTGCTTCTGGGCAGCGCGATCAGTTGCAATTAAGCATCGAAGGTCATTATACGGTCGAGGATGAACCTCAGAATTCAATTCGATTTCATGTCGACAAACTTGTGTTTAATCAGTTAGAACTGCCCGATACCACACGTCGTATGCTGGAACGAGAATTCGATCTCGGATTTTACCCCCAGAAAATTCTGTCCTTTGTCAAAGCCACAGAGGTATCCACAAGCAAAGGTATACTTGAAGTAAAGCTCGCCATTTCATTTTGA
- a CDS encoding 2-dehydropantoate 2-reductase codes for MIIDVVGSGSLGLLYGGKLQDAGNEVRFWTRTAEQANKLSIEGFKVIEPENTIQITPDHIQAKPITELTRVWEHSPGDWLLLMVKQTAIHNVMREISSLKTRVLNIACFQNGVGHLDHVQSNMAHSNVYSVITTEGAKRQHDGVIRAGIGETWLGKSADVRISSLTTIDQNEPIRLQGLLQQAGFGCTVSNEIDKLIYRKLLINAVINPLTAIWRIPNGELITKEERIMFMRQLYDEALAIYRASGILLDSDVWEQILSVCRSTASNTSSMLSDVLHGQQTEVQSINGQIVSMACRCGLSAPTHEVLLHLIEGMQPEGVS; via the coding sequence ATGATCATTGACGTTGTAGGATCAGGGTCACTGGGTCTTTTGTATGGAGGTAAGCTTCAGGACGCAGGTAACGAGGTTCGATTTTGGACCAGGACGGCCGAACAGGCAAATAAACTGAGTATCGAAGGATTTAAGGTCATTGAACCTGAGAATACCATCCAGATTACACCTGATCATATTCAGGCCAAGCCGATTACGGAGTTAACCCGAGTATGGGAACACTCGCCTGGAGATTGGCTACTTTTAATGGTGAAACAGACAGCGATACATAATGTTATGCGGGAAATTAGTTCATTGAAGACGCGAGTGCTCAACATCGCATGTTTCCAAAATGGTGTTGGGCATCTGGATCATGTGCAATCCAATATGGCACATTCCAATGTATACAGCGTCATAACCACAGAAGGGGCGAAACGTCAGCATGATGGAGTCATCCGTGCAGGTATAGGAGAGACATGGTTGGGCAAAAGTGCAGATGTACGTATCTCATCTCTAACGACAATAGATCAAAATGAACCCATTCGTTTACAGGGACTTTTGCAGCAGGCAGGATTTGGCTGTACAGTGTCGAATGAAATCGATAAGCTGATTTATAGGAAGTTGCTAATCAATGCTGTCATTAACCCACTTACCGCGATATGGCGTATTCCTAACGGTGAGTTAATTACAAAGGAAGAGCGAATCATGTTTATGCGACAGCTGTACGATGAGGCATTGGCGATATATAGAGCAAGTGGGATACTTCTAGATTCGGATGTGTGGGAACAAATCCTCTCTGTCTGTCGTTCCACAGCCTCGAATACATCTTCAATGCTGTCAGATGTACTGCATGGACAACAAACGGAGGTGCAATCCATTAACGGGCAAATCGTGAGCATGGCGTGTCGGTGTGGCCTGTCTGCTCCAACGCATGAAGTACTGCTTCATCTGATTGAAGGTATGCAACCGGAAGGAGTGAGTTAA
- the typA gene encoding translational GTPase TypA, protein MHSREHIRNIAIIAHVDHGKTTLVDKLLQQSGTFRDHETVQERAMDSNDLERERGITILAKNTAITYKDYLINIVDTPGHADFGGEVERIMKMVDGVLLVVDAYEGCMPQTKFVLRKALEHNLTPIVIVNKIDRPAARPAEVIDEVLDLFIELGANDQQLEFPVVYASALNGTSSMDNDPANQDDNMMAIYDTIVSHIPHPTENVEEPLQFLVTLMDYNEYLGRIAIGRVNRGVIRQGQSVTVIMRDGKSKTARIEKLFGFQGLKRIETEEAGAGDIVAIAGIKDINIGETIADPNNPEALPVLKIDEPTLQMTFLVNNSPFAGREGKWVTSRKLRERLLKELETDVSLRVDETESPDAFVVSGRGELHLGILIENMRREGYELQVSKPEVIVKEVDGKKMEPLERLLIDIPEESMGSVMESLGARKAEMVNMVNTGSGQVRLEFLIPARGLIGYSTNFLTLTRGYGVMNHAFDSYAPVVSGQVGGRHQGVLISTETGTSTFYGMMGVEDRGTLFLEPGTEIYEGMIVGEHTRDNDIVVNICKEKQLTNVRSSGKDDTVKIKTPIIFSLEQALEYLNEDEYCEITPKSIRLRKKILNKSERERAEKQRKMASKA, encoded by the coding sequence ATGCATTCAAGAGAACACATTCGCAATATTGCGATTATTGCCCACGTCGACCACGGGAAAACAACGCTCGTCGACAAGTTGCTCCAGCAATCCGGTACTTTCCGTGATCACGAAACGGTACAGGAGCGCGCAATGGACTCCAACGATTTGGAGCGTGAACGCGGTATTACGATTCTGGCCAAAAACACAGCTATTACCTATAAAGATTACCTGATCAATATTGTGGATACACCAGGACACGCCGACTTCGGTGGTGAAGTGGAACGTATCATGAAAATGGTTGACGGCGTTTTGCTCGTTGTTGATGCTTACGAAGGATGTATGCCACAAACGAAATTCGTATTGCGTAAAGCACTGGAGCATAACCTGACACCTATCGTTATTGTAAACAAAATTGACCGTCCAGCGGCTCGTCCGGCTGAGGTAATTGATGAAGTATTGGACCTGTTCATTGAACTGGGTGCCAATGATCAACAACTTGAATTCCCTGTTGTGTATGCTTCCGCATTGAACGGAACATCCAGCATGGACAATGATCCTGCTAATCAGGATGACAACATGATGGCGATCTACGATACGATCGTTAGTCATATCCCTCACCCAACAGAGAATGTTGAAGAGCCGCTTCAATTCCTCGTAACTTTGATGGACTACAATGAATACCTTGGCCGTATTGCCATTGGTCGTGTTAACCGCGGTGTGATCCGTCAAGGACAATCCGTTACGGTTATTATGCGTGATGGTAAGAGCAAAACTGCACGTATCGAAAAACTGTTCGGTTTCCAGGGTCTCAAACGTATTGAGACGGAAGAAGCAGGAGCAGGTGACATCGTTGCCATTGCAGGGATCAAGGACATCAATATTGGTGAAACCATTGCTGACCCTAACAATCCAGAAGCACTTCCAGTTTTGAAAATCGATGAGCCTACACTGCAAATGACGTTCCTCGTGAACAACAGTCCATTCGCAGGTCGTGAAGGTAAATGGGTAACTTCCCGTAAACTTCGTGAGCGTTTGTTAAAAGAATTGGAAACAGACGTTTCCCTTCGTGTTGACGAAACGGAAAGCCCGGATGCATTTGTCGTTTCCGGACGTGGTGAGCTTCACTTGGGTATCCTGATTGAGAACATGCGTCGTGAAGGATATGAGCTTCAAGTGTCCAAACCAGAAGTTATCGTTAAAGAAGTAGATGGTAAGAAAATGGAACCTCTTGAGCGCTTGTTGATTGATATCCCTGAAGAAAGCATGGGTTCCGTAATGGAGAGCCTGGGCGCACGTAAAGCAGAGATGGTTAACATGGTCAACACAGGTAGTGGTCAAGTTCGTCTGGAGTTCCTGATTCCAGCACGTGGTTTGATCGGATATAGCACAAACTTCCTGACATTGACTCGTGGTTACGGTGTTATGAACCATGCATTTGACAGCTACGCTCCAGTAGTATCCGGTCAAGTGGGTGGACGTCACCAGGGTGTACTGATCTCCACTGAAACGGGTACATCTACGTTCTACGGAATGATGGGCGTTGAGGATCGCGGTACGCTCTTCTTGGAGCCAGGTACTGAAATCTACGAAGGTATGATTGTTGGTGAACATACACGTGACAATGATATCGTTGTTAACATCTGTAAAGAAAAACAACTGACTAACGTTCGTTCTTCAGGTAAAGATGATACGGTTAAAATTAAAACTCCGATTATCTTCTCGTTGGAACAAGCGCTTGAATATCTGAATGAAGATGAATATTGTGAGATTACACCGAAATCTATTCGTCTTCGTAAGAAGATCCTGAACAAATCCGAGCGTGAACGTGCAGAAAAACAACGCAAAATGGCTTCAAAAGCCTAA
- a CDS encoding TerC family protein, whose amino-acid sequence MDTLWLLTEILMINLVLSGDNAVVIALASKDLPVRQRKQAVWWGAFGAVVLRCLLTFAAVLLLGIPFIQAAGGLLLLWIAVKLLLQNEDEVHIRKASTTWKAIQTILIADFVMSLDNVLAIAALADGDLALTVIGIAISIPIVVWGSGLIVGLLKRFPILVFAGSGILAFTAGEMVMNDPKLGQWLGGLAAEAHTVLPVAMACLVIAIGGAHKFVRRNV is encoded by the coding sequence ATGGATACGCTATGGCTGTTGACCGAAATATTAATGATCAATCTGGTTCTGAGTGGAGATAATGCGGTTGTAATTGCACTTGCGAGCAAGGATTTGCCGGTGAGACAGCGCAAACAGGCGGTATGGTGGGGGGCTTTCGGCGCTGTTGTTTTGCGTTGTTTGTTAACCTTTGCAGCAGTACTGCTGTTGGGTATTCCTTTTATTCAGGCGGCTGGTGGTTTGCTGTTGCTCTGGATTGCTGTGAAGCTGCTGCTTCAGAATGAAGATGAAGTACATATTCGTAAGGCGTCCACGACCTGGAAAGCGATCCAAACCATTTTGATTGCTGACTTTGTCATGAGTCTGGATAATGTTCTCGCGATTGCTGCACTGGCGGATGGGGACTTGGCGCTTACAGTCATCGGGATTGCCATAAGTATTCCAATTGTGGTGTGGGGTAGCGGGTTGATTGTTGGTTTGTTGAAGCGGTTTCCAATTCTAGTATTTGCCGGTTCAGGTATTCTGGCCTTCACAGCAGGTGAGATGGTGATGAATGATCCGAAACTGGGACAATGGCTTGGTGGCTTGGCAGCTGAGGCGCATACAGTGCTGCCTGTGGCTATGGCTTGTCTTGTAATCGCGATTGGAGGAGCGCACAAGTTCGTTCGTCGAAACGTGTAA